A section of the bacterium genome encodes:
- the nuoB gene encoding NADH-quinone oxidoreductase subunit NuoB — protein sequence KFDMGRFGAEAMRFSPRQSDMMIVSGRVSIKMMPVLQKIYRQMAEPKWVISMGACASTGGVFDTYSTVQGIDRFIPVDVYVPGCPPRPETVIDAVIKLQKKIESERSKDYQ from the coding sequence CGAAATTCGATATGGGCCGTTTCGGCGCAGAGGCCATGCGCTTTTCCCCTCGACAATCGGATATGATGATCGTGTCCGGCCGCGTCAGCATCAAAATGATGCCGGTGCTGCAAAAGATTTATCGACAGATGGCGGAGCCCAAATGGGTTATCTCCATGGGCGCTTGCGCTTCCACCGGCGGCGTGTTCGACACTTATTCGACCGTCCAGGGCATCGACCGTTTTATCCCCGTGGACGTGTACGTGCCGGGCTGTCCACCCAGACCGGAAACCGTCATCGACGCGGTGATAAAGCTGCAGAAAAAAATCGAATCAGAGCGATCGAAGGATTATCAATAG